Within Anaerolineae bacterium, the genomic segment CTCCCGCTGCACCACCCGTGCCAGTGGCTCGGCGGTGATGGCTTCACGTCTTGCCATTTCGCACCTCTTCAACAAGTCTCAGCCCCCATCCACGATGGGCCTGGGCAACAGACCTGCGCCCTCGACGATGGGGCGGACGGCCTCTTCCCACTCGATGGCCATGATGTGCACTCCCCTCACGCCTTCGATCTCCCGTAGCTGTTGGATCTGCTCGATACAGATTTTGATGCCCTCAGCACGCCAGGCAGCCGCACGCGCCTTCTTGTCCTCTGGGTCGATGCCCTTTACCGCCGCTTCCATCCGCTCGATGTACTCATCGGCCACGATCATGCCGGGCACCTGATCGCGCATGTAACGGGCCATGCCGGCGCTCTTGAGAGGCCCCACTCCTGCCAGGATGGCCACTTTCTCGTGCAAACCCATGTCCACCACCCGCTTCATGAACTCCTTGAAACGGGGGATGTCGTAAATCAATTGGGTCTGGACGAAGTCCGCGCCAGCGGCCACCTTCTTAGCCAAACGGAGGGGACGGAAATCGAAGGGATCGGCGAAGGGATTGGCCGCGGCCCCGATGAAGAAACGCGGCCCGCCTCCTTTGATCTCCTCGCCGCATTGAAACTTAGCCTCATCGCGCATGTCTTTGACTATACGAATCAATTGCAGCGAGTCAATATCATACACGTTTTTAGCTGTGGGATGATTGCCAAACGACTGATGATCGCCAGACAGGCAGAGCACGTTCCGGATGCCTAGAGCGGCCGCGCCCAAGAGATCACTCTGGATGGCCAGCCGATTCCGATCGCGACAGGTCATCTGCATCACCGGCTCCAGCCCCTCGCGAGCCAAGATGACCGACGCGGCGATGCTGCTCATGCGAACGATGGCAGTCTGGTTATCGGTGATGTTAACCGCGTCCGCGCACCCCCTAAGCAATTCTGCCTTTTTGCGGATGACCTCAGCGTCATGGCTCTTGGGAGGCCCTAATTCGGCAGTGACGGCAAAATACCCCGCCGCTAGAACCCGTTCCAAGTTGCTACCTGCCTTATAGCCGTTTCGCCTCTCTTCAGTCATACTCGCCTTCTCCGACTCACCTGACGATCAGCCCCAACTACCCTTACGATGTTATTCAGACCCTCTCCCCCGCATCATCCCCTTGGGTGTCTGCCCGTCCTTGACCCTCGATTTCGTGGGAAAGAGAGCGAAGGGGGAGATCGTCAATGAT encodes:
- a CDS encoding methylenetetrahydrofolate reductase, producing the protein MTEERRNGYKAGSNLERVLAAGYFAVTAELGPPKSHDAEVIRKKAELLRGCADAVNITDNQTAIVRMSSIAASVILAREGLEPVMQMTCRDRNRLAIQSDLLGAAALGIRNVLCLSGDHQSFGNHPTAKNVYDIDSLQLIRIVKDMRDEAKFQCGEEIKGGGPRFFIGAAANPFADPFDFRPLRLAKKVAAGADFVQTQLIYDIPRFKEFMKRVVDMGLHEKVAILAGVGPLKSAGMARYMRDQVPGMIVADEYIERMEAAVKGIDPEDKKARAAAWRAEGIKICIEQIQQLREIEGVRGVHIMAIEWEEAVRPIVEGAGLLPRPIVDGG